A region of Deltaproteobacteria bacterium DNA encodes the following proteins:
- a CDS encoding amino acid ABC transporter substrate-binding protein: MRTVKIGLPVSLTGDYSVQGRESLRGVTLWVSDVNSRGGIFVKDYGKNIPIELIHYDDRSSAERCGDLTARLISRDKVDLLLGPYSSSLALASAEVAEEHGKTLWNHGGSTDEVEARAFNFVVSAITPASKYSAGIIEAVRKSDRNADKIAIFSAVNSGFSRNIARGAQRYGLENGFLVEEFSFMSGEQDLSRLLEKVSDFGPDLIMGMGRAHDDLLLARQLIERKVKAKSIALVVASIRLFKDTINEYAEGFLSASQWESGAALKPDTGPTPEEFQKGFVAAYGEEPDYVAAQGYNIGVIIQKCIRDAGTIEDRVLREAALRLDLNTFYGNFKTDSRGNQTGHEMFVVQWLEGKKVIVHPESSSQAELVYPAPFKY; the protein is encoded by the coding sequence ATGCGTACGGTCAAAATAGGATTACCTGTATCGCTGACAGGCGATTATTCAGTCCAGGGCAGAGAGAGCCTCAGGGGCGTCACGCTCTGGGTCTCGGATGTTAACAGCCGCGGCGGGATATTCGTAAAAGATTACGGGAAAAATATCCCGATCGAGCTCATCCATTACGATGACCGGAGCTCGGCTGAAAGATGCGGAGATTTAACCGCAAGACTGATATCGAGAGATAAAGTCGATCTTCTCCTGGGCCCTTATTCGAGCTCTCTTGCGCTTGCTTCAGCCGAGGTCGCGGAGGAGCACGGGAAAACACTGTGGAACCACGGCGGCTCGACGGATGAGGTTGAGGCGAGGGCGTTTAACTTCGTGGTAAGCGCAATCACACCTGCCAGCAAATACTCGGCGGGAATTATAGAGGCTGTAAGAAAATCGGATAGAAATGCGGATAAAATAGCTATCTTCAGCGCCGTGAATAGCGGCTTCTCCCGGAACATCGCGCGCGGCGCCCAACGTTACGGGCTGGAAAACGGCTTTCTTGTAGAGGAATTCAGCTTCATGTCCGGGGAGCAGGATTTATCTCGCTTGTTAGAGAAGGTGAGTGACTTCGGGCCCGATCTGATAATGGGAATGGGCCGGGCCCATGACGACCTGTTGTTAGCGCGGCAATTGATAGAGCGGAAGGTGAAAGCAAAATCCATAGCGCTTGTGGTCGCTTCGATCAGGCTGTTTAAAGATACGATCAATGAATACGCGGAAGGTTTTCTCTCCGCAAGCCAGTGGGAGAGCGGCGCGGCGCTTAAGCCGGATACCGGGCCGACTCCGGAGGAGTTTCAAAAGGGCTTTGTAGCCGCTTACGGAGAGGAGCCCGATTACGTGGCGGCTCAGGGGTATAACATAGGTGTCATAATTCAAAAATGCATACGGGACGCGGGCACTATTGAGGACAGGGTGCTGAGGGAAGCAGCTTTAAGGCTGGATTTAAATACTTTTTACGGGAATTTCAAAACCGATTCCCGGGGAAATCAAACCGGGCATGAAATGTTTGTAGTCCAGTGGCTAGAGGGTAAAAAGGTGATTGTTCATCCCGAATCCTCATCACAGGCCGAATTGGTTTACCCGGCCCCATTCAAATATTAG
- a CDS encoding NAD-dependent deacylase yields the protein MSENEEKIDEARSIIESSESVVMLTGAGISAESGVPTFRGKEGLWRNFRSEQLATPEAFWNNPKLVWEWYDWRRNAVKDARPNPGHFALAELENQKKSFTLITQNIDGLHQMAGSRNIIEMHGNLWQIRCTKCGDIKQNHQVPLDEIPPRCALCGEIGRPNVVWFGEIIPMETIDKSLRAIEECDVMLIIGTSGVVEPAASMGLVAKQAGKSVVEINLEKTPNSALFDLTLLGKSGEILPLLYKSQKMYS from the coding sequence ATGAGTGAAAATGAAGAAAAGATAGATGAAGCTAGGAGTATAATAGAGAGTTCTGAATCCGTAGTAATGCTTACCGGGGCGGGAATATCTGCCGAGAGCGGAGTTCCCACTTTCAGGGGCAAGGAGGGGCTCTGGCGCAACTTCAGATCGGAGCAACTGGCTACGCCCGAGGCCTTCTGGAATAACCCGAAGCTTGTCTGGGAATGGTATGACTGGAGAAGGAACGCGGTAAAGGACGCAAGACCCAACCCCGGACATTTTGCGCTGGCCGAGCTCGAAAATCAAAAAAAGAGCTTCACGCTTATAACGCAGAACATCGACGGCCTGCACCAGATGGCGGGCAGCAGAAACATCATAGAGATGCACGGGAATCTCTGGCAGATAAGATGCACGAAGTGCGGGGATATAAAACAAAACCATCAGGTTCCGTTAGATGAAATCCCTCCCAGATGCGCCCTTTGCGGTGAAATCGGAAGGCCGAACGTCGTATGGTTCGGTGAGATAATCCCGATGGAAACGATAGACAAGTCCCTGAGAGCAATCGAGGAGTGCGATGTAATGCTTATCATCGGCACATCAGGCGTGGTGGAGCCCGCGGCGTCTATGGGACTCGTCGCTAAACAGGCCGGTAAATCCGTAGTTGAAATAAACCTTGAGAAAACCCCCAATTCAGCGCTGTTTGATTTAACCCTGCTCGGGAAATCAGGGGAAATACTCCCCCTCCTATATAAGTCCCAAAAGATGTACAGTTGA
- the pdxA gene encoding 4-hydroxythreonine-4-phosphate dehydrogenase PdxA, with translation MSMKPKIGITMGDPNGIGPEIIAKALGSKEIRALCSPVVIGSEEIMEAAKRLTGIDCEYEIINSGDIKSEDLKPGEVSKKAGEASISYIQIAAGAALKGEIDAIVTAPISKESTHLAGSGFPGHTEMLKNLTGAEKAVMMFEGGRFRVVLVTIHEALAKVPELITEERVLSTIEITCRSLKDDFKIAEPKIVVCGLNPHAGESGAFGNEEIVHITPAVGEAVKAGIDVTGPLPADTLFYHANQGKWDAVVAMYHDQGLIPFKMVSFDKGVNVTIGLPIIRTSPDHGTAFDIAWKGKASPSSMIAAIDVAVRIAENRKSQNG, from the coding sequence ATGAGCATGAAACCTAAAATCGGCATTACAATGGGTGACCCAAACGGAATAGGTCCCGAGATTATAGCAAAGGCTCTCGGCTCGAAGGAAATCCGGGCATTATGCAGCCCCGTGGTAATCGGCTCTGAAGAAATTATGGAAGCTGCAAAAAGGCTTACGGGGATCGACTGCGAATATGAGATCATCAACTCCGGGGATATCAAGAGTGAGGATTTAAAACCGGGAGAGGTGAGCAAAAAAGCGGGCGAGGCGAGTATTTCATATATACAAATAGCCGCCGGAGCCGCGCTCAAAGGGGAGATAGACGCAATCGTCACGGCCCCTATCAGCAAAGAGTCCACCCATCTGGCGGGGTCGGGCTTCCCGGGTCATACGGAAATGCTTAAAAATCTCACCGGAGCCGAGAAAGCGGTAATGATGTTCGAGGGCGGAAGGTTCAGGGTCGTACTTGTAACGATTCACGAAGCTCTCGCAAAGGTCCCTGAATTGATAACAGAGGAAAGGGTGTTATCGACCATAGAAATTACCTGCCGGTCCCTGAAAGACGACTTCAAAATTGCCGAGCCAAAAATCGTCGTCTGCGGTCTGAATCCGCATGCAGGCGAATCGGGGGCATTCGGGAACGAGGAGATCGTTCACATCACACCCGCGGTCGGTGAAGCTGTCAAAGCCGGAATAGATGTCACGGGCCCCCTGCCCGCCGACACCCTTTTCTATCACGCAAATCAGGGGAAATGGGACGCCGTCGTCGCAATGTATCACGATCAGGGGCTGATTCCATTTAAAATGGTCTCCTTCGATAAAGGTGTTAACGTGACAATCGGTCTCCCGATCATAAGGACATCCCCCGACCACGGCACGGCTTTCGATATAGCGTGGAAAGGGAAGGCCAGCCCGTCGAGCATGATCGCTGCCATCGACGTCGCCGTCAGGATTGCGGAGAACAGGAAGTCGCAGAACGGCTGA
- a CDS encoding TatD family hydrolase, protein MFIDTHAHLTSLEDLSGALERARENGIEKIVAISSDLPSSESTTSISDSLDNVFAAVGVHPHAAETLNDDVIRGIEKLSKESKTVAIGETGLDYYYMNSEKDVQIDSLIEHINLARRSELPLVIHVRDADRDLMEILGKERISERTGVIHCFTGDYETACNYLDLGFYISFSGIATFKKSEEIRDAAKKIPADRILIETDSPYLAPVPFRGRKNEPAYVKFVAETIARVRGVSVEKIAEITTENAQALFQFKDQ, encoded by the coding sequence ATGTTTATCGACACGCACGCACACCTGACATCGCTGGAAGACCTCTCGGGCGCTTTGGAAAGGGCACGCGAAAACGGCATAGAAAAAATAGTAGCGATTTCCTCAGACCTCCCTTCCTCGGAATCGACGACATCCATATCCGACTCCCTTGACAACGTATTTGCGGCTGTAGGCGTTCATCCCCACGCAGCAGAAACCTTAAACGACGACGTTATCCGAGGCATAGAGAAACTTTCAAAGGAGTCTAAAACGGTTGCCATCGGTGAGACGGGCCTTGACTATTATTACATGAACTCGGAGAAAGATGTGCAGATCGACTCCCTGATCGAGCATATAAATCTGGCTCGGAGATCCGAGCTACCTCTCGTAATCCATGTCAGGGATGCCGACCGGGACCTCATGGAGATACTCGGAAAAGAGCGGATTTCCGAGAGAACAGGGGTAATTCATTGTTTTACGGGCGATTACGAGACTGCATGTAACTACCTCGATCTCGGATTTTACATTTCTTTTTCCGGGATCGCGACCTTTAAAAAATCGGAAGAGATAAGAGACGCGGCTAAAAAAATCCCCGCCGACAGGATATTGATCGAAACGGATTCACCCTACTTGGCTCCGGTCCCTTTCAGAGGAAGGAAAAACGAACCGGCGTATGTAAAATTCGTCGCGGAAACGATAGCCCGTGTGAGGGGCGTTTCGGTCGAAAAGATAGCGGAAATCACGACAGAAAACGCACAGGCATTATTTCAATTCAAAGATCAATAA
- the nrdR gene encoding transcriptional regulator NrdR produces MKCPFCSSLESKVVDSRLAKEETSIRRRRECLDCKSRFTTYERVEEVELLVVKKGGVREPFDRSKIIAGMIKACEKRPISMEVIENFVSDFERELQERGEREVDSTEIGERVINKLYEIDEVAYVRFASVYRSFKDVNQFLNELKDLLKEKGGEKKLGGESDSASQTLTLIQNKNDK; encoded by the coding sequence ATGAAATGTCCATTTTGTTCTAGCCTGGAAAGCAAGGTAGTCGACTCACGTCTCGCCAAGGAAGAAACATCCATACGAAGACGAAGGGAATGCCTCGACTGCAAGAGCCGCTTTACCACATATGAAAGAGTGGAAGAAGTGGAGCTGCTGGTTGTCAAGAAAGGCGGCGTAAGGGAGCCCTTCGACCGGAGCAAAATAATCGCAGGCATGATAAAGGCCTGCGAGAAAAGGCCCATCAGCATGGAGGTCATTGAAAATTTCGTATCCGATTTTGAACGCGAGCTACAGGAAAGGGGGGAACGCGAGGTGGACAGCACCGAAATCGGAGAAAGGGTGATAAATAAGCTTTACGAGATTGACGAAGTGGCGTATGTAAGATTTGCGTCTGTTTACAGGTCCTTTAAGGACGTAAATCAATTTTTAAATGAACTCAAGGATCTGCTAAAGGAAAAAGGCGGAGAGAAGAAATTAGGCGGCGAATCCGATTCGGCGAGCCAGACTTTAACCCTCATACAGAATAAGAACGATAAATAA
- the glyA gene encoding serine hydroxymethyltransferase, which yields MSNLEKVDPEVARAIRSETERQEYKLELIASENYVSEPVLEALGSVLTNKYAEGLPGKRYYGGCEFVDIVEDLARDRARQLFGCDAVNVQPHSGAQANMAVFFAALEPGDTILGMNLAHGGHLTHGSPVNFSGRLYNTVPYGVTEDTNLIDYDEVRRLALEHSPKLIIAGWSAYPRDIDFAKFREIADECGALLMADIAHPAGLVVAGLYSNPVPHCDFVTTTTHKTLRGPRGGMAMMKQEHAKKVNSRVFPGTQGGPLMHVIAAKAVAFKEALQPEFNEYQKQILKNARRLGECLSDTGLKLVSGGTDTHLVLVDLRETELNGKIAEETLERAGITVNKNAIPFDPHPPAVTSGIRIGTPAVTTRGMKETEMESIAEFIIKAMNNPGNEKILSGIKDDVRELCNQFPIYRHRLV from the coding sequence ATGTCGAATCTCGAAAAAGTCGATCCCGAAGTCGCGCGTGCTATCAGATCCGAAACCGAGCGTCAGGAATACAAGCTTGAACTCATAGCATCCGAAAATTATGTCAGCGAACCGGTACTCGAAGCGCTTGGGTCCGTCCTCACAAATAAATACGCCGAGGGACTGCCGGGAAAGAGATATTACGGCGGGTGCGAATTCGTGGACATAGTCGAGGACCTGGCGAGAGACAGAGCCAGGCAGCTCTTCGGATGTGACGCGGTGAACGTACAGCCCCATTCAGGCGCCCAGGCGAATATGGCGGTTTTCTTCGCGGCTCTTGAGCCGGGGGACACAATACTCGGCATGAATCTCGCTCACGGGGGACACCTGACCCACGGTAGCCCGGTGAACTTTTCAGGAAGACTCTATAACACGGTCCCCTACGGGGTTACCGAAGATACAAATCTCATAGACTACGATGAGGTGAGAAGGCTTGCCCTGGAGCACAGTCCCAAACTGATAATCGCGGGTTGGAGCGCGTACCCGAGAGACATCGATTTTGCAAAATTCAGGGAAATAGCCGACGAATGCGGCGCTCTTCTAATGGCCGATATAGCTCATCCGGCGGGCCTGGTAGTAGCGGGGCTTTACTCAAACCCCGTGCCGCACTGCGATTTCGTTACGACAACCACACACAAGACTCTCAGGGGCCCTAGAGGCGGGATGGCCATGATGAAGCAAGAGCACGCGAAGAAGGTGAACAGCAGGGTGTTTCCCGGCACGCAGGGAGGACCCCTGATGCACGTAATCGCCGCGAAAGCGGTCGCGTTCAAGGAAGCTCTTCAGCCCGAATTCAACGAATATCAGAAGCAGATATTGAAAAACGCCAGACGGCTCGGAGAATGTCTTTCAGATACCGGGCTTAAACTCGTGTCCGGGGGAACGGACACACACCTCGTGCTGGTAGACCTGAGGGAAACGGAGCTTAACGGTAAGATAGCCGAGGAAACCCTCGAGCGGGCGGGCATAACCGTGAATAAAAACGCTATTCCGTTTGACCCGCATCCCCCTGCCGTAACCAGCGGAATAAGGATTGGAACCCCTGCCGTCACGACAAGGGGAATGAAAGAAACGGAAATGGAATCGATTGCGGAATTCATCATTAAAGCCATGAACAATCCGGGAAATGAAAAAATACTTTCAGGAATAAAGGACGATGTCCGGGAGCTCTGCAATCAATTTCCGATTTACCGACATAGACTCGTTTAA
- a CDS encoding PAS domain S-box protein, which translates to MKSKGISITELLNDSWHETIDMGQPAASPGFDNAISPFLKEEVKDNEGFFRDLVETVPEMIFSLSPEGQITFLNSAFEKLTGWRRLEWIGRPFAELVCFEQRGKFREAFYLLENERLHQLMEISINLKNGGYLTAEVIARPRMRDGKVIRILGTARDITERKQAEEMLALQNKRIRSLYEISSEPGVGIEGQLVETLKTGTEMLGLEIAIIGHIVDRNYTVGYCYDKLGKVTQGARFDFDKTYCRLTLQADDLIALDHVGKSAYNRENFYLELGLESYIAVPLRINGVVFGTLNFSSPEPRQKPFTKADKDFVRLMGRWISTMIERKHAEDMLIEKEELYRTLVENAHDLIVETTSDGRFLYASSNHHEILGYRPEELLGQNVFDKMHPDDRPQVLEKFIQGVGALSTGRAVFRYMHKDGSWRWFESTGKPFMTAAGEIRAIIDSREITERKKTEEQIQESLEEKEFLLKEIHHRVKNNLQIISSLLSLQSDYVKDKNSLSLINESQNRISTIALVHEQLYQSRDIAEIKMADYVNTLTTNLLSIFDNDGSSIDVRVKTNDISVDIDTAISCGLIINELFSNCLKHAFRTDGTTQGKETKSGTVSIEIRTDGYQNLILSIMDDGIGFPGRLNFRKTKTLGLQLVCTLAEQLNGTIELRKQRGTAFNIKFPVTRNTGVV; encoded by the coding sequence GTGAAAAGTAAAGGAATTAGCATAACTGAGCTCTTGAATGATAGCTGGCATGAAACCATAGATATGGGACAACCTGCCGCTTCGCCAGGCTTCGATAATGCTATCTCGCCGTTTTTGAAAGAAGAGGTTAAAGATAACGAGGGTTTTTTCCGCGACCTGGTTGAGACTGTTCCGGAAATGATTTTCAGTCTTTCTCCTGAAGGCCAAATTACTTTCCTCAACTCGGCATTTGAGAAACTCACGGGATGGAGGCGGCTCGAGTGGATAGGAAGACCCTTTGCGGAACTCGTATGTTTCGAGCAGAGGGGAAAATTTAGAGAGGCCTTTTACCTGCTCGAAAATGAGCGGCTTCATCAGCTTATGGAAATTTCGATTAATTTAAAGAACGGTGGATATTTAACCGCCGAGGTGATTGCCAGGCCTCGGATGAGGGATGGCAAGGTTATAAGGATACTCGGCACTGCGAGGGACATAACCGAGCGCAAGCAAGCGGAAGAAATGCTGGCCCTGCAGAATAAACGCATCAGATCTCTCTATGAAATCTCCTCCGAGCCGGGGGTTGGAATCGAAGGGCAGCTCGTCGAGACTCTCAAGACCGGAACGGAGATGCTTGGTCTCGAAATAGCGATTATCGGACACATCGTGGACAGAAACTATACGGTCGGATATTGCTACGATAAGCTCGGTAAGGTTACGCAGGGGGCCCGGTTTGATTTCGACAAAACCTACTGCAGGCTCACTCTTCAGGCGGATGATCTTATAGCCCTCGATCATGTGGGCAAGTCGGCATACAACCGGGAAAACTTCTACCTTGAATTGGGTCTCGAATCCTATATTGCCGTGCCGCTTCGCATAAACGGCGTCGTTTTCGGCACTCTCAATTTTTCAAGCCCCGAGCCGAGGCAAAAACCGTTCACAAAGGCGGATAAGGATTTTGTAAGACTGATGGGCCGCTGGATAAGCACAATGATCGAACGCAAGCATGCAGAGGATATGCTTATAGAGAAGGAAGAGCTTTACAGAACCCTTGTTGAAAATGCCCATGACCTGATAGTTGAAACCACCTCGGACGGCCGTTTTTTATATGCCAGCTCTAATCACCATGAGATACTCGGCTACAGGCCGGAAGAGCTTCTGGGACAGAATGTATTTGATAAGATGCACCCGGATGACCGCCCCCAGGTACTGGAGAAATTTATACAGGGTGTCGGCGCTCTTTCCACAGGACGGGCTGTCTTCAGATATATGCACAAGGACGGCAGCTGGCGCTGGTTTGAGAGTACCGGAAAACCGTTTATGACCGCTGCCGGCGAAATACGCGCAATAATCGACTCGCGCGAAATTACGGAGCGCAAGAAGACGGAGGAGCAGATTCAGGAATCACTGGAAGAAAAAGAATTTCTGCTCAAGGAAATACATCACAGAGTAAAAAATAATCTGCAAATAATCTCGAGCCTCCTGAGTCTCCAGTCCGATTATGTGAAGGACAAGAACTCTCTCAGTCTGATTAACGAGAGCCAGAACAGGATTTCCACAATAGCGCTTGTTCATGAGCAGTTGTATCAGTCAAGGGATATCGCCGAAATCAAGATGGCGGATTATGTGAATACATTAACAACCAACCTGCTCAGTATTTTTGATAACGATGGAAGCTCGATCGATGTCAGGGTTAAAACCAATGATATTTCCGTTGACATCGATACCGCGATATCCTGCGGGCTCATTATAAACGAGCTGTTTTCGAATTGTCTCAAGCACGCTTTCAGGACAGACGGGACAACTCAGGGGAAAGAGACAAAAAGCGGCACCGTATCGATTGAAATTCGGACCGACGGCTATCAAAACCTGATACTCTCGATAATGGATGACGGGATCGGATTCCCCGGAAGGCTCAATTTCAGAAAAACCAAAACACTTGGACTTCAGCTTGTATGCACTCTTGCCGAACAGTTGAACGGGACAATAGAGCTCCGGAAGCAAAGAGGAACGGCATTCAATATAAAGTTCCCGGTGACGAGGAATACAGGAGTGGTATGA
- a CDS encoding NAD(+)/NADH kinase, with the protein MKVGIIGKTDIEKTLELTKELCEWFGKKGIEVYLEKELGEKTRHKNSFPSSEIPHLVDIILVFGGDGTFLGVARLACGHGTPILGINLGGLGFLTEITVDEIYPMMERIMSGDYEIEDRRMLRTTIRRGKELIGSYEVLNEVVINKEAVARIIDLEIYIQGSHVTTYKADGIILSTPTGSTAYSLSAGGPIVHPTIPVTIITPICPHTLTNRPLVVSSEMKVEIRIATRQPDTYLTLDGQIGIRLKTEDVVEVIESDTFVKLIKSPFRDFFTILKTKLMWGERYGKING; encoded by the coding sequence TTGAAAGTAGGGATTATAGGTAAAACGGACATTGAAAAAACGCTCGAATTGACAAAGGAGCTTTGCGAATGGTTCGGCAAAAAGGGAATTGAGGTCTATCTCGAAAAAGAGCTGGGCGAAAAAACCAGGCATAAAAACTCTTTCCCGAGCTCCGAGATACCTCATCTGGTCGACATAATCCTCGTATTCGGGGGCGACGGGACATTCCTCGGAGTGGCGAGACTCGCATGCGGTCACGGAACTCCGATTCTGGGAATTAATCTGGGGGGGCTGGGTTTTCTCACCGAGATAACGGTAGATGAAATTTACCCTATGATGGAAAGGATAATGAGCGGGGATTACGAGATTGAAGACCGGAGGATGCTCCGCACAACCATAAGAAGAGGGAAAGAGCTGATAGGCAGTTACGAGGTATTAAATGAGGTCGTAATTAACAAGGAGGCGGTCGCCAGAATAATAGATCTGGAAATTTACATACAAGGCTCGCATGTCACCACCTACAAGGCCGACGGTATAATACTCTCTACGCCGACAGGCTCCACGGCGTACTCTCTTTCGGCCGGGGGACCGATAGTACACCCCACGATTCCGGTGACTATCATTACTCCGATCTGTCCCCATACACTCACCAACAGGCCGCTTGTGGTTTCAAGCGAAATGAAGGTGGAAATAAGGATTGCCACTCGGCAGCCCGACACCTATCTCACACTCGACGGACAAATAGGAATCAGGCTCAAAACTGAGGATGTCGTCGAGGTGATTGAATCCGACACTTTCGTTAAGTTGATAAAGTCCCCGTTCAGAGACTTCTTTACCATTCTCAAAACAAAGCTCATGTGGGGGGAAAGATATGGCAAGATCAACGGATGA
- the prfB gene encoding peptide chain release factor 2 (programmed frameshift): MIGENKEQIQDLKKRLSALGDFLDLPGKESRLSELEDITGREGFWDNAEKAQIILKEQAQIKSVIEDWQKLSGDLEDAEVLDELSLAEEDEETAAEARVKLSEIENRIENLEFKRILGEPDDRNNAIVSINAGAGGTEAQDWADMLLRMYLRYAEINDYETEMVEYQEGDEAGLKSATFLVKGDYAFGYLKGESGVHRLVRISPFDSNKRRHTSFASVFVSPEIDDTIEVEVDEKDLRVDTYRASGAGGQHVNKTDSAIRITHIPTGIVVSCQNERSQHQNRATAMKILRARLYELEKEKQQEKAEELQSTKKDIGWGSQIRSYVLHPYRMIKDHRTDYETGNIDPVLDGDLNEFIKSYLIMKSGQKGN; this comes from the exons ATGATCGGAGAAAATAAAGAACAAATACAAGACCTTAAAAAGAGATTATCAGCGCTCGGAGACTTTCTT GACCTGCCCGGAAAGGAGTCCCGCCTGAGCGAGCTTGAGGATATTACCGGCAGGGAAGGGTTTTGGGACAATGCCGAGAAAGCCCAGATAATTCTCAAGGAACAAGCCCAGATTAAAAGCGTAATCGAAGACTGGCAGAAGCTGTCCGGTGATCTTGAAGACGCGGAAGTGCTGGATGAGCTCTCTCTCGCCGAAGAAGACGAAGAGACCGCCGCGGAAGCCAGGGTAAAACTATCCGAAATAGAGAACCGCATAGAGAACCTGGAGTTCAAGCGAATACTCGGGGAGCCGGACGACCGGAATAACGCAATCGTATCAATTAACGCGGGGGCCGGGGGCACCGAAGCCCAGGATTGGGCCGACATGCTTCTCAGGATGTACCTCAGATACGCAGAAATAAACGATTACGAAACCGAAATGGTTGAATATCAGGAAGGTGACGAAGCAGGGCTGAAAAGCGCAACATTCCTCGTAAAGGGCGATTACGCGTTCGGATATCTAAAAGGTGAGAGCGGCGTACATCGTCTCGTCAGAATATCCCCTTTCGATTCGAATAAAAGAAGGCATACCTCGTTTGCGTCCGTTTTCGTCTCACCGGAAATTGACGACACCATCGAAGTTGAAGTCGACGAGAAAGACCTTAGAGTGGATACCTACCGTGCAAGCGGGGCCGGGGGGCAGCACGTAAACAAGACAGATTCGGCGATAAGAATAACGCACATCCCGACCGGAATAGTGGTCAGCTGCCAGAACGAGCGCTCCCAGCACCAGAACCGGGCTACGGCAATGAAGATCCTGAGGGCGAGATTATACGAGCTTGAAAAAGAAAAACAGCAGGAAAAGGCAGAAGAGCTTCAATCCACCAAAAAAGATATCGGCTGGGGCAGTCAAATCCGCTCCTACGTGCTGCATCCGTACAGAATGATAAAAGATCACAGAACCGATTACGAGACGGGCAATATAGACCCCGTGCTTGACGGCGACCTCAACGAGTTTATTAAAAGCTATCTGATTATGAAGTCGGGCCAGAAAGGGAATTAA
- a CDS encoding alanine--glyoxylate aminotransferase family protein, which translates to MKQYIFTPGPVSVPSEVLIEMAKPIIHHRTEEFETIFSEVREGLKYIYETEQEVFVLAASGTGAMEASVANTLSRGDKVLVVNGGKFGERWGKICRAYGLDVEELMVEWGHAVDPADIKKALENDPSVRAVLVQASETSTGVMHPTEEIANITKDRDDVILIVDAITGVGVFPLPFDKLGIDVMVGGSQKAFMLPPGLSFAAMSGKAWKFNETSDLPKFYFDFKAALKNAEKNTTPYTPAVTLVIGLAAVLRRFREEGRENMHKRHAKLSLAVREGMKAIGLDLYVKDTPSTALTTIVAPSEIGSGKVIKALSEEFGITVANGQDQAKGKIFRVSHIGDISKTDTLTMVAAIESVLDALGYKFDFGAGTRKAAEILNT; encoded by the coding sequence GTGAAACAATATATTTTTACTCCCGGGCCGGTATCCGTACCCAGCGAAGTTCTGATAGAGATGGCCAAGCCTATAATCCATCACCGGACAGAAGAATTCGAAACGATTTTTTCAGAGGTGAGAGAGGGGCTCAAATACATTTACGAGACCGAACAGGAAGTATTCGTACTGGCCGCGTCAGGCACGGGGGCCATGGAGGCTTCCGTAGCGAATACACTCTCACGCGGGGATAAAGTCCTCGTCGTAAACGGGGGCAAATTCGGAGAGAGGTGGGGCAAGATATGCCGCGCTTACGGGCTCGACGTGGAGGAATTGATGGTCGAATGGGGGCACGCCGTTGATCCGGCGGACATTAAAAAGGCATTGGAAAACGACCCCTCCGTACGCGCCGTGCTGGTACAGGCGAGTGAAACTTCTACAGGCGTAATGCACCCGACCGAGGAAATAGCGAACATAACAAAAGACCGTGATGACGTAATCTTAATAGTTGACGCGATAACCGGCGTAGGCGTGTTCCCGCTTCCTTTCGACAAGCTCGGTATAGATGTTATGGTAGGCGGCTCCCAGAAAGCCTTCATGCTTCCTCCGGGTCTGTCTTTTGCCGCGATGAGCGGAAAGGCATGGAAGTTTAATGAAACATCCGACCTCCCTAAATTTTATTTCGACTTTAAAGCCGCCCTTAAGAACGCTGAAAAAAACACGACGCCCTACACGCCCGCAGTAACCCTTGTCATAGGCCTCGCCGCTGTGCTCAGAAGGTTCAGAGAAGAGGGTAGGGAGAACATGCACAAGCGCCACGCGAAGCTGTCTCTGGCCGTGAGGGAGGGCATGAAAGCGATAGGGCTTGATCTCTACGTAAAGGACACCCCCAGCACGGCGCTCACCACGATTGTCGCCCCCTCTGAAATAGGCTCGGGCAAGGTAATAAAGGCGCTCAGCGAGGAATTCGGAATTACCGTCGCCAACGGACAGGATCAGGCTAAGGGAAAAATTTTCCGCGTCTCCCATATAGGTGATATTAGTAAGACCGATACCCTGACGATGGTGGCGGCTATAGAAAGCGTCCTTGACGCACTCGGCTACAAATTTGATTTCGGCGCCGGAACGAGAAAGGCAGCCGAAATTCTGAATACCTAG